TAAGCCTGTTAGATTTAGTATCTTACATTTACTATTGAAAGTTATATTGTTCCTTTACATTTTATTTGCTGATTGTGTTTATAAATATTTCCTTAAAAGTACATTTAGTCACATTATTTTAGGGTTTTAGACATAGAAAACGATGAGTAAGTTACCAGATAAAATTTAACAGTGATGACATTACCAAATCTGAATACGTAGAGATCTGAGAGTCATGATTAGTTAGGATTTTTAATCTAAGAAATCGATGTATAAATGTTTTACATATGAACCAAAAAGTAGATCAAAATTCATTACTGGAAGAGTCCGTAATATGTCATCAATGAATATGTATACTCAGAGAGATGTCCCCGCCGCTCGGTGGATATACACTGAGAGCTTACCTTAGTCCAGGACTATGTTTAAGGCTACAGTAtggttgctggttggtcagtaagcacttGTGGTGGTTTataaataaccctccagaagttgataggtcttaagcccAAACTAAGACATATTATTGTTTAGTTTTATCTAGCTTTTGATTTTCTTTGTTTGGTCCCATTTAAATCGCGTAATTCTAAATTCTTTAGAAAAGTAATAactgatgacaaagttaatcctggAATTAGAAACCACCTTATGAGAGATATTAGGAAAGCTTACTAATTGCGTCTGTAATAAACGTAAATTAAGATTTACTTATCTTCCTGTTTGAAACCTACCATATGAAAGCAATTAGAAAGGATTAACTTACATTCACTCGAAAGGTAATTAGTAGGAGGTGACATGATTGATGTATATTAATCAATTAAAGGGTTTAACGAAATCTATGATCAAAATGAACTCAAAATAGAACACGTAACATTGGAAGCAAATTGAAAAAAAATAGAATCAGAAACGATTCCGGTATatgtacaatgaaatcacattaacgtggtgTATAAATGTGAAAATCAGTATCATGAAAATTTCGAATCATGAGGAAGATTCGAACCCACACACTTGGTACTCCCTGAAATCACTACATTCTAGACCACCTAGCACCCGCCCTAGACCAGCACACCACGACACCTCCAaagtttgaacaaatccacaaggtccgtgattagggttcgaaattacgcctGGGATGATGCCAGACACTGCATTAGTCTTCTCCGGTAAACATAGGTTCAGATGTATGGGGCTTCTGATTTATGGAACATATTTCAGGAAAACATAACAGACATGGGCTAGCTGGTTCGTTTAATGTGAAATTTTGTTTGGTATATATAGGAATACCCATCTTTTGTTTCCTGTATTGTAGTTGTAGTTATCTTTGAGCCATTAATCTAAATAGGGATCTTAAAGGTGATCGTTTAATTGTTTGAATTATATATAAGTCCTGAATATAAAATTCTGCTTGTAATTGAAAATACTTTAAGCTTCACTCATTTTAAGTGTAATCTCATTGACTAATGTTTGTGTTGATCTTACAGGTGATTGTTGCCGCCCTGGCCACCTCCTGCTTTGTGGCCACaagcgctgagccttccccagtTGCTAAGCCTTCCCCAGTTGCTGAGCCTGGCTACTTAGGGGGATTCGGTCGTGGTTTCGGAGGCTTTGGGGGAGGATACGGCGGCTTCGGTGGAGGTTATGGAGGCTACGGAGGCTTCTATCGTGGAAAGAGGAGCGCTGAGCCTGTTGCTGAGCCTGAAGCTGAGCCCGGTTACCTAGGAGGCTTCAGAGGCTTTGGAGGAGGATATGGAGGCTATGGTGGAGGTTATGGAGGCTATGGTGGAGGTTATGGAGGATACGGAGGCTTCTATCGTGGAAAGAGGAGCGCTGAGCCTGTTGCTGAGCCTGAAGCTGAGCCTGGTTACCGAGGCGGCTTCAGAGGCTTTGGAGGCATCGGTGGAGGATATGGAGGCTATGGTGGAGGTTATGGAGGCTATGGTGGAGGTTATGGAGGATACGGAGGCTTTTATCGTGGAAAGAGGAGCGCTGAGCCTGTTGCTGAGCCTGAAGCTGAGCCTGGTTACCTAGGCGGCTTCAGAGGCTTTGGAGGCTTCGGGGGAGGATATGGAGGCTATGGTGGAGGTTATGGAGGATACGGAGGCTTCTATCGTGGAAAGAGGAGCGCTGAGCCTGGTTACCTAGGCGGAATTGGAGGCTTTGGCAGAGGTTTTGGAGGGGGCTATGGAGGCTACGGAGGCTATGGGGGCTATGGATACTATGGCTGAACATCAGCAACTGTCTGCTGACTTATTATGATTGAGATTTAAAatgtaaaatatataaattaaaagacGACAAATTTCTCCCATGATTTTCTTTCGGTTCTCCATTGCGTATTTCCGGTgaaaatatatatttcattgacagTATTGCAGAAATAGTATGTCACTGTTCTTTTACTTACATAATCCACAATCAATTAAAAAGttgtatacaataaaaattatttaattcTACACGACCAGACGAACTTATTATAGATTTATGGCCAAAATCTGTCAGGCTACTATCTAATCTTGTTTATATGACTCCAAGTTAGTGGATTGACTTGTGTAAACCTCAACACGTAATCAGTGCTATTGGTGGTATATCATTATAAAATGTGTCATTGTGTTATTTATTATAGacttgtgggttggttggtgttgtcgtcgttgatccttctctacggacaacccaacccacaactcggtagagtgcttatacttcactaggagatcacactaggcgcttctggcccttggagaggggctcaacgtcacacatttaggggatgcggctcccacacctagcctcgttgtcacgtgcacacacccactcgagccgctgtgactccccactctctccttaggtaatatgatctcctcgatccccttttggcttattaatactaccttctaccctgtccagagcagtggttcttggttctttctctctctctctccttctttactacctcctgggaagcctcactaggacaagggcaaacaccagcaaattggaataaatttactggacaaagcacatacacgatacatacacacatataataataatgaatcctatactctataatattacaatcaggttgcactccaacaccatcagaactctaccatcagcttatcaagtggtatcctatctcctggttcaccacctgacactatcaacctcctcaagttgatcaagtctacatacactgttgtaccatcagcaagagaatatatatatgtatctataaatgtgtacaatgaaaatcaacctgtgaatgcaataacatatatcagtataaatgttccttggtacacaacaatgatcaatcgatcactctatcagtcctcaaacacatacatctgtaggtaatccagcctacgactgcaactctaaacttcagaataaaacactccttgacttgagaatgcaaacaaccactcacctctcactacgtcttgcacactaatgacaaccaaacactatcaactccctacaagtaatccaccagaacttcccttccacctctggaagttcactaccctgatagcttcaggttcttccgggcttcactaccgggatcctctgcagctcctccaggctgctatcatgaagtttccttgagcaactacggtgcttcacccttctgctaggttcctccacacagctctcttggctgctacaccatgaagtttcctcgagcaactatggtgcttctccacctttacagaagcatgtgacactcctcttcactgcttctcctcccaggtcgaggtcctctgcttcactaccttggagtctcatcacttacctcatctaggctggcttcgaagtcctcagcaacttcttccccaaagacaaacctgcaacccatcgacactccaataaaaatgtttcccctttaacacataaacaaaaataaccacacaatatgcttgcctcaaacctctatctgtcctcaacatacagtgagagtggactcccccgttttgggcgggtccatactccacctcgcccggcggcggtcctcactcgctgggagggtcttcctccgtcaggagccgggctccctcagtcgcctgccagcgctcagaggggacggacgtcgctccgtgttcctccctcttcactctcctatttcaggctttctgccttattaaaacatgtctaacttataaataaacatcgctactgtcgctgggcacacgaccaactacaagcaatcactatgaactggcgtatatcgtgcttaccacagattaactggtcgagggcgcttctccctctgacggcgtctggtcacggcgcttccacggcccacaataatgcctctgggcgctttaataaacacttcgtcgaccaggacttgagaccacaacgttcccagctcggttccacagctggtacgtctgcacacttctcttctcttcgagatatatcactaggggttcccttctggcaggagctcaacggagcgcagctttcccctgcgatgtctggcactcaagtgaggtcaaagcccctccagaagcgagcctcacgcctccagcaaaatgtccacatctcctagccagtcatttatctatttccttacttactgcccataatcttaaactgctcattgaatccaccatactatttttcatatgggttatcacctcaatatatgctagaccttctaatcaggtcaggcttgatgaataactctcaaggagggagactcgtttctcctgcaggctgagatcataacatatgTATAAGTTGATAAGGAAATCTACCACTGATAAACATTAACATGAATTAATATTATGGGGCACTCCGCTTtgtctgggtctctctctcttctctctcatctctctactCCTTCCGCCCTCTCTCATccttcttccccctctccctttctcctcgtttctccctcccccccaacatTCTCCTCTTCCCCTTTCCTCTACTCTTTCTGTCTCCAGTCTCTCCACCTTTCTCCTCTCGCACACATTGTCCCCTCCCTCCTGTCCTCCCCTCTCAACCCTTTCCCCCAATTTCCTCCCCCTCTTTCACTTCTCCCCCTTCTGCTACCCCCTCCATCTTTCTgactccctccccctcttccttttCCTTCACACTTCTGCTAAAACCCTCCTCTCCAAGTTCTCATTTCTGGATAAAATTCCGTACAAACTTTGACAATCAGAGTTGATTCAGTCTTGGGATTGAGATTCTTTGCAATTTGGTTAACAGGTTCCTTTAATCTTTTTTTTGTTTACAGGCCCGTTAGTCGCTGCCGTGTTTAAGGATAATAAGTTTAACATTATATGGTATACGTATTGAACCTGAGAATTGTATATGAATGAGCTGGGTATGGAAGCGGGAATGGTAGACAGATGATACATACCAAGAAGCCAACATGTACTCAGCCTATTTATACACCGAGAAATGCTTTAGCAGGCCTCATACGTTGAGTGAGATCCTAATTTCTTCACATCCATTTGGGTCACAACAAAATCATGTAGATACAGATGGAAAACTTTACTTTGCTAAGTCACTTTCTTGGAACTAGATGTGAAGTTTGATACACAAATGAATAGTTTTAAATGTTTAACATATCCAAGACGAACCTAAATT
This sequence is a window from Procambarus clarkii isolate CNS0578487 chromosome 80, FALCON_Pclarkii_2.0, whole genome shotgun sequence. Protein-coding genes within it:
- the LOC123746378 gene encoding pupal cuticle protein Edg-91-like, whose translation is MTSLVIVAALATSCFVATSAEPSPVAKPSPVAEPGYLGGFGRGFGGFGGGYGGFGGGYGGYGGFYRGKRSAEPVAEPEAEPGYLGGFRGFGGGYGGYGGGYGGYGGGYGGYGGFYRGKRSAEPVAEPEAEPGYRGGFRGFGGIGGGYGGYGGGYGGYGGGYGGYGGFYRGKRSAEPVAEPEAEPGYLGGFRGFGGFGGGYGGYGGGYGGYGGFYRGKRSAEPGYLGGIGGFGRGFGGGYGGYGGYGGYGYYG